The genomic segment CTTTTGTATTCTGGCTGAGAATTTCAGCCAGAAAGCGCTCAACAATGGTGGGCATACTGCGGTGTTCATTTGAATGATCAGGCAGTAGCCAGCTGTCTAAAGCGCGGCGGCTTACACCGAGGCGCTCGGTAAGCGCATCACGGGTGAGGTTGAGCAGACGCATGGCATCGCGAAGGATTGTTTGTTGAGCGGATTGCATATTGGCACCTTATCTACACGTTGTGTGGATTGTGTGCTCTTTTTTAATGGCGTGCAATACGCTTTGTGTCGGATTATTGATGTGTGTTAATTGGTGGTGTATATATTTTAACTGTGGTGGGGCCGGTACGAAGAAAACAGCAGCAGGATTTGTGTAAGTACTCAGGCTCCGGCTGCATCGCTCCCCCAGACGTCTTCCATGGGTACGAGGCCGGCAATGCGCTGGCTTTCGATGACACCAATAATGCTGAAATCGATATCTTCGCTGTCTCTTTCAACAATATCGACTAAGGGCTGCCATTGTTTATTAAAAATGGCGGCAACAATTGGGGTTTGCTCGCTCACGCCAGGGCGTTTGACAATGCCCACTTCGCCATTGAGCAGCTGCACTACTGCGCCAGGGGGATAAAGCCCCATCGTTTGAGTAAACAGGCGGCCCAGTTTGACATCAATGCTATTGGCAGAGCCGGTAAGTGAGGTGAGCAAAGCCAGATCAGACAGTTGCCCACGCCGCCATGCATTGCGGGTCAGCATGGCGCAATAGCGGTCGGCAATGCCGATCAGACGCGCTTCAAAGTGAATGGCATCGCCAGACAATTGCTGAGGGTAGCCACTGCCATCAGGGATTTCATGGTGTTGTAAAACATAATCTAGCCAGAGCGGATCGGTTACACCCAGTCTGCGTAGTGTATCTCTGCCTTCCACCGGGTGAACCTGCATCAGCAGTCTTTGCTCTTCGCTCAGCGGGCCGGATTGGGTGGATAGTTTTTCCTGTATGGCATACATGCCAATATTCATGGTTAAGGCTGCAGCAACAACAGATCGCCGCTCTGTAGGCGAGCGGCCTAAATCGCGCAAGGCAAGCTCTACCACGCAGGCCACATTAATGGCGTGCCGGATAGCGTAAGTGCCGTCCTGACGCAGCATAATCATGCCAATCACAACATTACGGTTCAGATCGCAAGCACGGCCTAGGTGATCCACAATGGTGCCAATATGGGCAGGGAATACGCCGGCATAGCTTTCAGCTTTCGATAAAATTCGATCCAGTGCAGCCCTGGATTCAAATACGAACCGGGGGGCAGAGGGTGGGCGTGAGACTTTCTGTCCGCCAGAGCGGGGGGATGTGGCCATGCAAAGCTCCGTATATATCCTTGTCATTTTAGCTGAATAAATAGCAAGGAGAAGGCATGCAATGATACAAGCGGGATGTTTATTTAAAATTAACTTTTATTCGGTGTGAAAACTGAGGTGCAAATGCTTTAGATATCAAAGGTATTGCCTTTAAACCGGCACTTTATATAGATTATTTTTGTTATACATAAAAATGGCTACAGTATCAGTCTCTGCAGCCATTATGTTGCAATGGGGTTTAGTCCACTTCATCCATCCACATCAGCTGGATGGCTTCCAAAATTTTTTCACCGCAGTGTTTTGCGTCATCATTAAAACCCTCTAATTCCATAACCCATTGCATTAAATCAGTAAAACGCACGGTTTTAGGGTCTAGATCAGGGAATTTATCGGCCAGTTGAATGGCAATCTCGCGGGAATCTGTCCATTTCATGATTCAATCCTTTTGTCTCATAAGAAACAAAAAGTTGTTTCTTATTGGTTTGTCTTCCCCGCTTGCGGGACTAGATGTTTTTTATCAAATGCCTCAGCCGTTTGCGATCTGCACTGTGCAGGGCATCAGCCGTAAATTAATGATGTTCGCGAGCATGGTTGATTGTGTATTTTGGAATCTCGACCACTAAATCTGTGTCAGTAACAATGGACTGGCAAGACAGGCGTGATTCGGATTCTAGGCCCCATGCCTTATCTAGCATATCGTCTTCCAGCTCATCAGAAGGGGCTAGTGATTTAAAGCCTTCACGGATAATCACATGGCAGGTGGTGCAGGCACAGGATTTTTCGCAAGCGTGTTCGATTTCAATATCGTTAGCAAGCAGCACATCGCAAACCGACGTTCCCGCTTCTGCTTCAAGCACTGCGCCTTCGGGGCAAAGCTGGGGGTGGGGCAGAACTACAATTTGAATCATGATTTATCCTTGGCATTTTTTGACTACTTAGCTGAGTAAAAAACCTAAATCTTGAACCACGGAGCTCATAGAGTTACACGAAGAAAAGAAAGTCGGATACATACTTTATGAACTTTTTGTGTGCTCTGGCTTCTTGGCTTCGGTATCCATAGGTTCTGGATTTTGTGTTACATCTCAGCAATATTCTGGCCTGCTAATCCACGTTTGACCGCAGCATCCATCCGTTTGGCCGCAAAGTCACCCGTTGCTTCGTTGAGTTTTTCGGTCGCAGCATGGATGGCATTGGCGTCTTTTTCCTGCATGCTATTAAGTAGCTGCTGCAAGCTGTTTTTAATCACTGCGTGTTCTTCTGCTGTGAGTAAATCGCCGTCTTGCTCCAGCGCAGCCGTGCTGGCATTGAGGATGGATTCGGCATCAACCAGTGCTTCTGCCAGCTTACGGGCCTGCACATCGACGCTGGCGTATTGCATGGAATCAGTCAGCATGGTGGCGATTTCATCGTCAGATAAGCCGTAAGAAGGCTTTACCATAATGCTGGCTTCAACGCCGGATGACAGCTCTTTGGCTGCAACAGATAATAATCCGTCTGCATCCACCTGAAAGGTGACACGGATACGCGCAGCGCCTGCCACCATCGGCGGAATGCCGCGCAGCTCAAAGCGGGCTAGGCTGCGGCAATCGCTGACCAGCTCGCGCTCGCCTTGTAATACATGGATGGCCATGGCGGTTTGGCCATCTTTAAAGGTGGTGAATTCTT from the Iodobacter fluviatilis genome contains:
- a CDS encoding HD-GYP domain-containing protein, whose translation is MATSPRSGGQKVSRPPSAPRFVFESRAALDRILSKAESYAGVFPAHIGTIVDHLGRACDLNRNVVIGMIMLRQDGTYAIRHAINVACVVELALRDLGRSPTERRSVVAAALTMNIGMYAIQEKLSTQSGPLSEEQRLLMQVHPVEGRDTLRRLGVTDPLWLDYVLQHHEIPDGSGYPQQLSGDAIHFEARLIGIADRYCAMLTRNAWRRGQLSDLALLTSLTGSANSIDVKLGRLFTQTMGLYPPGAVVQLLNGEVGIVKRPGVSEQTPIVAAIFNKQWQPLVDIVERDSEDIDFSIIGVIESQRIAGLVPMEDVWGSDAAGA
- the iscX gene encoding Fe-S cluster assembly protein IscX, with protein sequence MKWTDSREIAIQLADKFPDLDPKTVRFTDLMQWVMELEGFNDDAKHCGEKILEAIQLMWMDEVD
- the fdx gene encoding ISC system 2Fe-2S type ferredoxin — encoded protein: MIQIVVLPHPQLCPEGAVLEAEAGTSVCDVLLANDIEIEHACEKSCACTTCHVIIREGFKSLAPSDELEDDMLDKAWGLESESRLSCQSIVTDTDLVVEIPKYTINHAREHH